In Opitutaceae bacterium TAV5, one genomic interval encodes:
- a CDS encoding ATPase, with product MDFLLGIDGGGTRTRAILVTEAGVVLGTGEAGPANCHNVGVQTAARHLNEAADMAWSAADRPRHRQPALVFIGCAGVKSRPDILQLTAAAELAGFPAETVTVENDLHNALAGGLGGRPGIALIAGTGSNCLGRDASGNTFMCGGWGWLLDDEGSGFGLALAALRAVARAADHRARPTSLLPAALAFFGVSEPDELLARFYAKKWTPGEVAAFAPVVTRHATEGDVTARKLLAEGARALAALVSGAASALRFPQGPRVVLLGGCARSGAPYQPMIETEIRATCPRAKIVEPVGPPLHGAALNVLRAAGIHPLPRLDFSQTNSPTDSAAEA from the coding sequence ATGGATTTTCTGCTCGGCATCGACGGCGGCGGCACCCGCACTCGCGCGATTCTCGTGACGGAGGCCGGCGTCGTGCTCGGCACCGGCGAGGCCGGCCCCGCGAATTGCCACAACGTCGGCGTGCAGACCGCCGCCCGCCACCTGAACGAGGCGGCGGACATGGCCTGGAGCGCCGCGGACAGGCCGCGCCACCGGCAACCGGCCCTCGTGTTCATCGGTTGCGCCGGGGTGAAGTCGCGCCCGGACATCCTGCAACTCACCGCCGCCGCCGAACTCGCCGGGTTTCCCGCCGAGACCGTCACCGTGGAGAACGACCTGCACAACGCGCTTGCCGGCGGGCTCGGAGGCCGGCCCGGCATCGCCCTGATCGCCGGCACCGGCTCCAACTGCCTCGGCCGCGACGCCTCGGGCAACACCTTCATGTGCGGCGGCTGGGGCTGGCTGCTCGATGACGAAGGCAGCGGCTTCGGGCTCGCCCTCGCCGCGCTCCGCGCCGTCGCCCGTGCCGCCGACCACCGCGCACGCCCGACGAGTCTCCTGCCGGCCGCTCTCGCGTTCTTCGGCGTCAGCGAACCCGACGAATTGCTCGCCCGTTTTTATGCCAAAAAATGGACGCCCGGCGAGGTCGCCGCCTTCGCCCCGGTCGTGACACGCCACGCGACCGAGGGCGATGTCACCGCCCGCAAACTGCTGGCCGAAGGCGCACGCGCCCTGGCCGCGCTGGTATCCGGCGCCGCCTCCGCACTCAGGTTTCCGCAAGGCCCGCGTGTCGTCCTGCTCGGCGGCTGTGCCCGCAGCGGCGCACCCTACCAGCCGATGATCGAAACCGAAATCCGCGCCACATGTCCGCGCGCCAAAATCGTGGAGCCCGTCGGCCCGCCGCTCCACGGCGCCGCCCTCAACGTTCTCCGCGCCGCCGGAATCCATCCGCTGCCGCGCCTCGATTTCTCGCAAACGAACTCCCCGACCGACTCCGCAGCCGAAGCCTGA
- a CDS encoding glucose-6-phosphate isomerase: MTTGLPLDATHSPLGWTYGLGMFGPTPELRCLDTIRPSLRNPACEGPDPVYAIVMDVGREEHRSDLVQRHLLFGAVAYAAGRLGDEPVRSQGHVHKKSPRNGWSTPELYEIWQGRACILMQESDGDDPGRCFAITAGASEVVIVPPGWAHATISADPHQPLVFGAWCDRAYGFVYDGVRAHGGLAHFPILTADGKLEWEENPRYSVSRPLTCRAPRLYPEFGLVSGVAVYEQYAHDPARFDWVPNPELKARHWKNFTP; encoded by the coding sequence ATGACCACCGGACTCCCGCTCGATGCAACGCACTCGCCACTCGGCTGGACATACGGCCTTGGCATGTTTGGTCCGACGCCCGAACTGCGCTGCCTCGACACCATCCGCCCCAGCCTGCGGAATCCGGCATGCGAGGGACCCGATCCCGTTTATGCCATCGTCATGGACGTGGGTCGCGAGGAACATCGCTCCGATCTTGTGCAACGCCACCTGCTCTTCGGCGCGGTTGCGTATGCCGCCGGACGCCTCGGCGACGAGCCCGTGCGCTCGCAAGGTCATGTTCACAAAAAAAGTCCGCGCAACGGCTGGAGCACGCCCGAACTCTACGAAATCTGGCAGGGCCGCGCGTGCATCCTCATGCAGGAGTCCGACGGCGACGATCCGGGGCGCTGCTTCGCCATCACCGCCGGGGCCAGCGAGGTGGTCATCGTGCCGCCCGGCTGGGCACACGCCACGATCAGTGCCGACCCGCACCAGCCGCTGGTTTTCGGCGCGTGGTGCGACCGCGCCTACGGCTTCGTTTACGATGGCGTTCGTGCTCATGGCGGCCTCGCCCATTTCCCGATTCTCACTGCAGACGGAAAACTCGAGTGGGAAGAAAACCCGCGTTATTCCGTGAGTCGCCCGCTTACCTGTCGCGCTCCGCGTCTGTATCCGGAATTTGGACTCGTTTCCGGCGTTGCCGTTTACGAACAATATGCACACGATCCGGCCCGCTTCGACTGGGTGCCCAACCCCGAACTCAAAGCCAGGCATTGGAAAAACTTCACCCCGTAA
- a CDS encoding mannose-6-phosphate isomerase — protein sequence MRAPNYDKTPAIPVPAPHASACWRGWEAIATHLNESIQKTTTHVIAVECYPGVHADGVREQLARRLVPALVVDTAEAFKPAGEIDALVAPFLGGDDPVFGRLCTSLELADFLAPDKADVLRATIRSTNGLVLVVGPAASLLAPDDALLVYADMPRWEGQLRQRRGEADNLGVRNRGSGIKASLQYKRSFFIDWRVADRHKRRTLARWHFLLDTTTTSAVPALITGAAHLAALEHATTRPFRAVPFFDPGPWGGQWMREVCVLPEGPPNYAWCFDCVPEENSLLLEFAGGERVEIPSINLVFAQARSLLGEPVFGRFGHEFPIRFDFLDTMGGGNLSFQVHPDIEYAREHFGIPYTQDESYYVLDAAPGAVVYLGHKDDTSPDELIAALETAQGGGAPFDDKKFGARFPARKHDHFLIPSGTLHCSGANTMVLEISATPYIFTFKLWDWARLGLDGLPRPVNIARGKEVIRPERNESYARARLVNQVSEVARGDGWIEERTGLHEAEFIETRRHWFTTTVRHDTGGMERGGVNVLNLVEGEAAIVESPSGAFAPFTVHYAETFIVPAAVGAYTIRPVTPGARCATIKAFVRTRA from the coding sequence CTGCGCGCGCCCAATTACGACAAGACACCGGCAATCCCTGTGCCCGCTCCGCACGCCTCCGCCTGCTGGCGCGGCTGGGAGGCCATCGCCACGCACCTCAACGAAAGCATCCAAAAAACAACTACGCATGTCATTGCCGTCGAATGCTACCCCGGCGTCCATGCCGACGGCGTGCGCGAACAGCTCGCCCGCCGCCTCGTGCCGGCGCTGGTTGTCGACACTGCCGAGGCCTTCAAACCCGCCGGCGAAATCGACGCCCTCGTCGCGCCCTTCCTCGGCGGCGACGATCCTGTTTTCGGTCGCCTTTGCACCTCGCTCGAACTCGCCGACTTCCTCGCCCCCGACAAAGCCGACGTCCTGCGAGCCACGATTCGTTCGACAAACGGCCTGGTGCTCGTCGTCGGTCCCGCCGCCTCGCTGCTCGCCCCGGACGATGCCCTGCTCGTTTACGCCGACATGCCCCGCTGGGAAGGCCAGCTTCGCCAGCGTCGCGGCGAAGCGGACAACCTCGGCGTGCGCAACCGCGGATCTGGCATAAAAGCGTCGCTGCAATACAAGCGCTCCTTCTTCATCGACTGGCGCGTGGCCGACCGCCACAAACGTCGCACCCTCGCCCGCTGGCATTTTTTATTGGATACCACAACGACAAGCGCCGTCCCCGCGCTCATCACCGGCGCCGCCCACCTCGCCGCACTGGAACACGCAACGACGCGGCCCTTCCGCGCCGTTCCCTTCTTCGATCCCGGCCCCTGGGGCGGACAGTGGATGCGTGAAGTCTGCGTCCTTCCGGAGGGTCCGCCCAACTACGCCTGGTGTTTCGACTGCGTGCCCGAGGAAAACTCGCTCCTGCTCGAATTCGCCGGCGGCGAGCGCGTGGAAATCCCGTCTATCAATCTCGTTTTTGCGCAGGCCAGGTCGTTGCTCGGCGAACCGGTTTTCGGACGCTTCGGCCACGAGTTCCCGATCCGCTTCGATTTTCTCGATACCATGGGCGGCGGCAACCTGAGCTTCCAGGTGCATCCGGATATCGAATACGCCCGCGAACACTTCGGCATCCCCTACACGCAGGACGAGAGCTACTATGTTCTCGACGCCGCCCCCGGCGCTGTCGTTTACCTCGGCCACAAGGACGACACCAGCCCGGACGAACTGATTGCCGCCCTCGAAACCGCACAGGGCGGAGGCGCTCCCTTTGACGACAAAAAATTTGGCGCACGTTTTCCGGCCAGAAAACATGATCACTTCCTCATTCCCTCCGGCACCCTGCACTGTTCAGGCGCCAACACCATGGTGCTAGAAATCAGCGCCACGCCCTACATTTTCACGTTCAAGCTCTGGGACTGGGCCCGCCTCGGGCTCGACGGCCTCCCTCGGCCGGTGAACATCGCTCGCGGCAAGGAGGTGATTCGCCCGGAGCGCAACGAAAGCTACGCTCGCGCCCGCCTCGTCAACCAGGTCAGCGAAGTCGCCCGCGGTGACGGCTGGATCGAGGAACGCACCGGACTGCACGAAGCGGAGTTTATCGAAACGCGACGTCACTGGTTCACGACTACAGTCCGGCATGACACCGGCGGTATGGAACGCGGCGGTGTCAACGTCCTCAATCTCGTCGAAGGCGAGGCGGCCATTGTGGAAAGCCCGTCGGGCGCATTTGCACCGTTCACCGTGCACTACGCGGAGACGTTCATCGTTCCCGCCGCCGTTGGCGCCTACACGATCCGCCCCGTCACGCCCGGGGCCCGGTGCGCCACGATCAAGGCCTTCGTCCGCACCCGTGCCTGA
- a CDS encoding thioredoxin — protein sequence MRIVFSAMKTRLLAVIALALLSLCSLSRAAEAAWLTDYQAAVKQATAEKKALLLDFTGSDWCGWCMRLDKEVFSQKAFGEYAAKNLVLVKLDFPAKKPQSATEKKQNEELAKKYGIESFPTIVVLDAGEKKLGELGYQAGGAEKWVASLDKVVKQAAN from the coding sequence ATGCGGATCGTATTTTCTGCCATGAAAACCAGACTCCTTGCTGTTATCGCCCTTGCCTTGCTTTCTCTCTGCTCCTTGTCCCGCGCCGCCGAAGCCGCCTGGCTCACCGATTACCAGGCCGCCGTCAAACAGGCGACCGCGGAAAAGAAAGCCCTGCTGCTCGATTTTACCGGTTCCGACTGGTGCGGCTGGTGCATGCGCCTCGACAAGGAAGTCTTTTCACAAAAAGCCTTTGGCGAATACGCCGCGAAGAACCTCGTGCTCGTAAAGCTCGATTTCCCGGCCAAGAAGCCGCAAAGCGCCACCGAGAAGAAACAGAACGAGGAGCTCGCCAAAAAATATGGCATCGAAAGTTTCCCCACCATCGTCGTGCTCGATGCCGGCGAGAAAAAACTCGGCGAACTCGGCTACCAGGCCGGCGGCGCCGAGAAATGGGTCGCCTCGCTCGACAAGGTCGTAAAGCAGGCGGCGAACTGA
- a CDS encoding gamma-glutamyl phosphate reductase translates to MSSADLATLVTDLARRARAASLVLATVPTEQKNAALLELARLLELPASAEALFAANAKDLAAAERHGLARAQIDRLTLTPARLEHLAESVRQVAALPDPVGEVLDDRTRPNGLRIRKVRVPIGVIGIIYEARPNVTIDCAILCLKSGNASILRGGKEIFHTNTAFAALIREALAAAGLPADAVQLVPTTDRAALNTLLKLDTLIHCIIPRGGESLIRFVAEHSTIPVIKHYTGVCFIYVDKSADLAQAEKILVNAKTQRPGVCNAAEQLLVHADTAGEHLPRLAAALLARGVQLRADERAATILARAGLAHTLAAPADYTAEFMDLIMAVRVVDSLEEAIATINRDSSAHSDAILTTDELAAQRFLAGVDSATVYWNASTRFTDGFEFGFGAEIGISTDRLHARGPMGLPELCSYKYLLTGDGQVRE, encoded by the coding sequence ATGTCATCCGCCGACCTCGCCACGCTCGTCACCGACCTTGCCCGCCGCGCCCGCGCGGCCTCGCTCGTGCTGGCGACCGTGCCGACGGAGCAGAAAAACGCCGCACTCCTCGAACTCGCCCGGCTCCTCGAACTCCCCGCGTCCGCCGAGGCCCTGTTCGCCGCCAACGCGAAAGACCTCGCCGCCGCCGAGCGCCACGGCCTCGCCAGGGCGCAGATCGACCGGCTCACGCTTACGCCGGCCCGGCTCGAACACCTCGCCGAATCCGTCCGCCAGGTCGCCGCGTTGCCCGATCCCGTGGGCGAAGTGCTCGACGACCGCACGCGTCCCAACGGCCTGCGCATCCGCAAGGTCCGCGTGCCCATCGGCGTGATCGGCATCATTTACGAGGCGCGGCCCAATGTCACCATCGACTGCGCCATCCTCTGCCTCAAGTCGGGCAACGCCTCCATCCTGCGCGGCGGCAAGGAGATTTTCCATACCAACACCGCCTTTGCCGCGCTCATCCGGGAGGCGCTGGCCGCAGCCGGGCTCCCCGCCGACGCCGTGCAACTCGTGCCGACGACCGACCGCGCCGCGCTCAACACCCTCCTCAAGCTCGACACGCTGATCCACTGCATCATCCCCCGCGGCGGCGAATCCCTCATCCGTTTCGTGGCGGAGCACAGCACCATCCCCGTCATCAAGCATTACACCGGCGTGTGTTTCATCTACGTGGACAAGTCGGCCGACCTCGCGCAGGCGGAAAAAATTCTCGTCAACGCCAAGACGCAACGCCCCGGCGTGTGCAACGCCGCCGAACAGCTTCTCGTCCATGCCGACACCGCCGGCGAACACCTGCCGCGGCTCGCCGCCGCGCTCCTCGCCCGCGGCGTGCAACTGCGCGCGGACGAACGCGCCGCCACGATCCTCGCCCGCGCCGGCCTCGCGCACACCCTGGCCGCTCCGGCGGACTACACGGCGGAATTCATGGACCTGATCATGGCCGTCCGCGTGGTCGATTCACTGGAGGAGGCCATCGCCACGATCAACCGCGACAGTTCCGCGCACAGCGACGCGATCCTCACGACCGACGAACTGGCCGCCCAGCGATTCCTCGCCGGGGTGGACAGCGCCACGGTGTACTGGAACGCGAGCACGCGGTTCACGGACGGCTTCGAGTTCGGTTTCGGCGCCGAGATCGGCATCTCGACCGACCGCCTGCACGCGCGCGGCCCCATGGGCTTGCCCGAACTGTGCAGCTACAAATACCTGCTCACCGGCGACGGCCAGGTGCGGGAGTGA
- a CDS encoding tRNA pseudouridine synthase B, with protein sequence MLVPPKELEGVLLIDKPTDHTSHDVIARLRGILHMKRVGHAGTLDPMATGLLVVLVGKATSLSQYLMSADKGYTGTVTLGKTTNTQDAEGEMLETRPVPPLTEAQVAAALRSMLGDQYQMPPMFSAIKIDGVPLYKSARKGEDIEREPRFIRVSQFDLTRWQSPEIDFRVKVSKGTYVRTLAHDLGDKLGCGGHLSALRRTACGPLTIDRAVTLEALQKMSRPEIEKTLIPGHQVAPRVAVG encoded by the coding sequence ATGCTCGTACCGCCCAAAGAACTCGAAGGCGTCCTGCTCATCGACAAGCCCACGGACCACACCTCGCACGACGTCATCGCGCGCCTGCGCGGCATCCTGCACATGAAACGCGTCGGCCACGCCGGCACGCTCGACCCGATGGCCACCGGGCTCCTTGTCGTCCTCGTCGGCAAGGCCACCAGCCTTTCGCAGTATCTGATGAGCGCCGACAAGGGGTACACCGGCACCGTCACCCTCGGCAAAACCACCAACACCCAGGACGCCGAAGGCGAGATGCTCGAAACCCGGCCTGTCCCCCCGCTCACCGAGGCGCAGGTCGCCGCTGCCCTGCGCTCCATGCTCGGCGACCAGTATCAGATGCCGCCCATGTTTTCCGCCATCAAGATCGATGGCGTGCCCCTCTACAAATCCGCCCGCAAGGGCGAGGACATCGAACGCGAGCCGCGCTTCATCCGCGTCAGCCAGTTCGACCTCACCCGCTGGCAATCGCCGGAAATCGACTTCCGCGTAAAAGTCAGCAAGGGCACCTACGTGCGCACCCTCGCGCACGATCTCGGCGACAAGCTCGGTTGCGGCGGCCACCTTTCCGCCCTGCGCCGCACCGCTTGCGGTCCCCTCACGATCGACCGCGCCGTGACGCTGGAGGCGCTGCAAAAAATGTCGCGACCGGAGATCGAAAAAACACTGATCCCCGGCCACCAGGTCGCCCCCCGTGTGGCAGTGGGGTGA
- a CDS encoding rRNA methyltransferase, translating into MPVEKITSLQNPRIKQLVKLRDRRPRDEAGVFLVEGYRQIRRALEKNVRINELYFAPDWFLGENEPALIAQAQAAGATAIELSREAFAKVAYRERPDGLLAVAPQWRHSLDDLAGWLEAARTPAGTAGAAGAAGAGVGRIPERAPFLLVVEAIEKPGNLGTILRSADAAGVDALIVCDPVTDLFNPNVVRASTGVLFSVPVIVAESRPVREWLRARGIRAVATTPSATVLHTGADLRGPLAIVMGSEQYGLSDYWLAEAEERVRIPMAGQADSLNVAMATIITLFEAVRQRGGGH; encoded by the coding sequence ATGCCTGTCGAAAAAATCACCAGCCTCCAGAATCCGCGCATCAAGCAGCTTGTGAAGCTGCGCGACCGGCGTCCGCGCGACGAGGCGGGGGTGTTTCTCGTGGAGGGTTATCGGCAGATCCGCCGGGCGCTGGAGAAGAACGTGCGGATCAACGAGCTGTATTTCGCGCCCGACTGGTTTCTGGGCGAAAACGAGCCCGCGCTCATCGCGCAGGCGCAGGCGGCGGGCGCGACGGCGATCGAGCTCTCGCGCGAGGCTTTCGCCAAGGTGGCCTACCGCGAGCGTCCCGACGGCCTGCTCGCCGTGGCCCCGCAGTGGCGGCACTCGCTGGACGATCTGGCCGGCTGGCTGGAAGCGGCGCGGACTCCGGCCGGCACGGCGGGTGCGGCCGGCGCAGCCGGGGCAGGGGTGGGGCGCATCCCGGAGCGTGCACCGTTCCTGCTCGTGGTCGAGGCCATCGAGAAGCCGGGCAACCTTGGCACGATCCTGCGCAGCGCCGATGCGGCCGGGGTGGATGCGCTCATCGTGTGCGATCCGGTGACGGATCTTTTTAATCCCAACGTCGTGCGCGCCTCGACCGGCGTGCTGTTCTCCGTTCCCGTGATCGTGGCCGAGAGCCGGCCGGTGCGCGAATGGCTGCGGGCGCGCGGCATCCGCGCCGTGGCGACGACGCCCTCGGCGACGGTGTTGCATACCGGGGCCGACCTGCGCGGCCCGCTGGCGATTGTGATGGGCAGCGAACAGTACGGGCTCAGCGACTACTGGCTGGCCGAGGCCGAGGAGCGGGTGCGCATCCCCATGGCCGGCCAGGCGGATTCGCTCAACGTGGCGATGGCCACGATCATCACGCTCTTCGAGGCGGTCCGGCAGCGGGGCGGGGGACACTGA
- a CDS encoding riboflavin biosynthesis protein RibF produces the protein MRTWTSLAEAAAALAAQPARPLHLAIGMFDGVHLGHQAVIEAAVHSARRCGGTSAVLTFWPHPSRIFRPEEPVRMIMTPALKNRLLLQLGVDAIISQPFDAAYAQTAAAEFIPLLRHHFPTLRTIYVGENWRFGRGREGDIAFLVAEAKKHGLAVFSAERVNHNGEPVSSTRIRTHLEAGEIEDANTLLGYSYFAEGVVTPGKQLGRTIGFPTLNVDWEPDLRPRLGVYAVRVSAGPASPFATPPAPSAPDAAAGLPAVANYGLRPTVENATRPRLEIHVLAATCPFHSGDHVTVEWLSFLRPERRFENLPALVAQIAVDRENAARWFAGTG, from the coding sequence ATGCGCACCTGGACCTCACTCGCCGAAGCCGCCGCCGCACTCGCCGCGCAGCCCGCGCGCCCGCTGCACCTGGCCATCGGCATGTTCGATGGCGTCCACCTCGGCCACCAGGCCGTGATCGAGGCCGCCGTCCACTCCGCCCGGCGCTGCGGCGGCACCTCGGCCGTGCTCACGTTCTGGCCGCACCCGAGCCGCATCTTCCGCCCCGAAGAGCCCGTGCGCATGATCATGACGCCCGCGCTGAAAAACCGGCTCCTCCTCCAGCTCGGTGTCGACGCCATCATCAGCCAGCCCTTCGACGCCGCCTATGCGCAAACTGCCGCTGCCGAATTTATCCCGCTGCTCCGGCATCACTTTCCGACCCTGCGCACGATCTACGTCGGTGAAAACTGGCGGTTCGGGCGCGGCCGCGAGGGCGATATCGCGTTTCTCGTCGCCGAGGCCAAAAAACACGGCCTCGCCGTGTTCAGCGCCGAACGGGTCAATCATAACGGCGAACCGGTCAGCAGCACCCGCATCCGCACGCACCTCGAGGCCGGCGAGATCGAGGACGCCAACACCCTGCTCGGCTACAGCTACTTCGCCGAGGGCGTCGTCACGCCGGGCAAGCAGCTCGGCCGCACCATCGGTTTTCCGACGCTCAACGTGGACTGGGAGCCTGACCTGCGCCCCCGCCTCGGCGTGTACGCCGTGCGCGTCAGCGCCGGTCCGGCATCACCGTTCGCCACGCCGCCGGCCCCGAGTGCTCCGGATGCCGCCGCCGGCCTGCCTGCCGTGGCCAACTACGGCCTGCGGCCCACGGTGGAAAACGCCACCCGTCCCCGGCTGGAGATTCACGTCCTCGCCGCTACCTGTCCCTTTCATTCCGGCGATCATGTGACGGTGGAATGGCTGAGTTTCCTGCGTCCCGAGCGCCGTTTCGAAAACCTCCCCGCGCTCGTCGCGCAGATCGCGGTCGACCGCGAGAATGCAGCGCGGTGGTTTGCCGGGACTGGTTAA
- a CDS encoding glucose-6-phosphate isomerase, whose protein sequence is MNNTTSAQTPASPLASIRANDLCVSFGLDTARLGDRPMVTRRLSDLRGCFADTAAFDAALARGDDPLLYTVTSVEPAVGDGQLHYGLGILYPGKIGNEYYLTKGHLHAHRPAAEIYIGLSGDGAMLLEDEHNTDECRLAPLRAHTVIYVPGHTAHRTVNTGNEPLVYLGIYPANAGHDYGAIAEKNFAHVVVCGPDGQPALRRRDRVMS, encoded by the coding sequence ATGAACAACACCACCTCCGCCCAAACCCCCGCCTCGCCGCTTGCGTCCATCCGGGCCAATGACCTCTGCGTCTCCTTCGGCCTCGACACCGCCCGCCTCGGCGATCGCCCCATGGTCACGCGGCGACTCTCCGACCTGCGTGGCTGTTTCGCCGACACGGCCGCCTTCGACGCCGCCCTCGCCCGCGGCGACGATCCGCTGCTCTACACCGTCACCTCCGTCGAACCCGCCGTCGGCGACGGACAGCTTCACTACGGGCTCGGCATCCTCTATCCCGGCAAAATCGGCAACGAATATTACCTGACCAAAGGCCACCTGCACGCGCACCGTCCGGCCGCCGAAATCTACATCGGCCTTTCCGGCGACGGCGCGATGCTCCTGGAAGACGAGCACAACACCGACGAATGCCGGCTGGCTCCGCTCCGTGCCCACACGGTCATTTACGTCCCCGGTCACACCGCCCACCGCACGGTCAATACCGGCAACGAACCTCTCGTGTATCTCGGCATCTATCCCGCCAACGCCGGTCACGACTACGGCGCGATTGCCGAAAAGAACTTCGCCCACGTCGTCGTTTGCGGCCCCGATGGCCAACCTGCTCTGCGACGACGCGACCGCGTAATGAGTTAA